In the Methylomonas rhizoryzae genome, one interval contains:
- a CDS encoding heme ABC transporter permease: MIMRFLHKFSSPPYFYAISGRMLPWLSALLLGLLAYGLYGGLVLAPADYQQGDSFRIIYVHVPAAWMSLFIYMVMAVSGAIALVWRIKLAEIVAISSAPIGAGFTFLALATGSLWGKPMWGAWWVWDARLTSELILLFLYLGVIGLYGAIEDKRAASRAVAILALVGVVNIPIIHYSVEWWNTLHQGPTVTKFDKPSIHVDMLIPLLAMAVAFKVYYAIALLIRCRNELLLREQSNRWVDEILEQR, from the coding sequence ATGATCATGCGATTTTTGCATAAATTCTCTTCCCCGCCTTATTTCTACGCTATTAGCGGCCGGATGCTGCCGTGGCTGAGCGCGTTATTGCTGGGATTGTTGGCTTACGGCCTGTACGGCGGTTTGGTGTTGGCGCCGGCGGATTACCAACAGGGCGATAGCTTTCGCATCATTTACGTACACGTGCCGGCGGCCTGGATGTCCTTGTTCATTTACATGGTGATGGCGGTCAGCGGCGCGATTGCCTTGGTTTGGCGGATCAAGCTGGCGGAAATCGTGGCGATCAGCAGCGCGCCGATAGGCGCCGGTTTTACGTTTTTGGCCTTGGCGACCGGCTCTTTGTGGGGCAAGCCGATGTGGGGCGCTTGGTGGGTGTGGGACGCCCGGCTGACCTCGGAGTTGATCCTGCTGTTTTTGTACTTGGGCGTGATAGGCTTGTACGGCGCTATCGAAGACAAACGGGCCGCGTCCCGCGCGGTGGCGATTCTGGCCTTGGTCGGCGTCGTCAACATCCCCATCATTCACTATTCGGTGGAATGGTGGAATACCTTGCATCAAGGGCCGACCGTGACCAAATTCGACAAACCGTCCATTCACGTCGACATGTTGATTCCGCTTTTGGCTATGGCCGTGGCTTTCAAAGTCTATTACGCCATTGCGTTATTGATACGCTGCCGCAACGAGTTGCTGTTGCGCGAGCAGAGCAACCGCTGGGTGGACGAAATATTGGAACAACGATGA
- the rsmI gene encoding 16S rRNA (cytidine(1402)-2'-O)-methyltransferase, which yields MSGKLYVVATPIGNLADFSLRAVETLKQVDLIAAEDTRHAKQLLQHYGINKPLQSLHQHNEAQISQGLVDKMLAGLTIGLVSDAGTPLISDPGLPLVQQAHKAGISVSPLPGACALIAALSASGMPVSRFSFEGFLPRTASARQQFFSDKLRDASTWAFYESCHRIQACLEDMAAIFPAEHEIALAREITKLHETLIKAPLAEVLRQVQQDDNMRKGEFVVIVAGNSIDADRDDSSAEALRILKLLLKECSIKTAVALATEITGQRKKMLYQTALALQAGQDLP from the coding sequence ATGAGCGGGAAATTATACGTGGTTGCCACGCCGATAGGGAATTTGGCCGATTTCAGCCTGAGAGCCGTAGAAACCTTGAAACAGGTGGACTTGATCGCCGCCGAGGATACCCGCCACGCCAAACAACTCCTGCAACATTACGGGATCAACAAACCGTTGCAGTCTCTGCACCAGCATAACGAGGCGCAGATTTCCCAGGGCCTGGTCGATAAAATGCTGGCCGGTCTGACGATTGGCTTGGTTTCCGACGCCGGCACGCCGTTGATCAGCGACCCCGGCCTGCCGTTGGTGCAACAAGCCCATAAAGCCGGCATCAGTGTATCGCCGTTACCCGGCGCATGCGCATTAATCGCCGCGCTGTCGGCCTCGGGCATGCCGGTAAGCCGATTCAGCTTCGAAGGTTTTTTGCCGCGCACCGCCTCGGCCAGACAACAATTCTTCAGCGACAAATTGCGCGACGCCTCTACCTGGGCCTTTTACGAATCCTGCCACCGCATCCAAGCCTGTTTGGAAGACATGGCGGCGATTTTTCCTGCCGAACACGAAATAGCCCTGGCCCGTGAAATCACCAAGTTGCACGAAACTCTGATCAAAGCACCGCTAGCCGAAGTGTTGCGCCAAGTGCAGCAAGACGACAACATGCGTAAAGGCGAATTCGTGGTCATCGTCGCCGGCAACTCGATAGACGCGGACCGGGATGATTCGAGCGCCGAAGCCTTGCGCATCCTGAAGCTGTTGCTCAAGGAATGCTCGATCAAAACCGCAGTGGCACTGGCGACGGAAATTACCGGACAGCGCAAAAAAATGCTGTATCAGACCGCTCTGGCGCTGCAGGCCGGACAAGACCTTCCTTGA
- a CDS encoding cytochrome c-type biogenesis protein codes for MKRLGLILVLVVSAAAAETKVFEFQDPLLEQRYQNLTEQLRCLVCQNQNIADSHAELAQDLRDKVYELLNKGQSDQEIIGYMTDRYGDFVLYRPPFKFKTLLLWLGPLLAVLLGLFAFWRVLRGGRQSVQDVKEHDLAEIRNLLDKE; via the coding sequence ATGAAACGTTTAGGCTTAATCTTGGTGCTGGTGGTTTCGGCCGCCGCGGCCGAAACCAAGGTGTTTGAATTTCAGGATCCTTTATTGGAGCAGCGTTACCAAAACCTGACCGAACAATTGCGTTGTTTGGTGTGCCAAAACCAGAACATCGCCGATTCGCACGCGGAGCTGGCGCAAGACTTGCGGGACAAGGTGTACGAGCTGTTGAACAAAGGTCAAAGCGACCAGGAAATCATCGGCTATATGACCGACCGTTACGGCGATTTCGTGCTGTACCGGCCGCCGTTCAAATTCAAAACCCTGTTGCTGTGGCTGGGGCCGCTGCTGGCGGTGTTGCTGGGTTTGTTCGCATTTTGGCGGGTATTGCGCGGCGGTCGCCAGTCGGTGCAAGACGTCAAGGAACACGATCTAGCGGAAATCCGCAATTTATTGGATAAAGAGTAA
- a CDS encoding phosphoheptose isomerase produces MSLQDRIINHFSDSIQTKQDAMASLCELIEFASQKIVEALVNDKKVLTCGNGGSAGDAQHFSSEMLNRFERERPGLPAIALSTDTSTITSIANDYHYDDIFAKQLRALGQAGDILLAYTTSGNSGNILKAVKAAHERDMTVIALSGKDGGALAGLLNEADIEIRVPSGSTARIQEVHLLISHCLCDLIDHQLFGG; encoded by the coding sequence ATGAGTCTACAAGATCGCATCATCAATCATTTTTCCGACAGTATCCAAACCAAGCAAGATGCGATGGCGAGTTTGTGCGAGTTGATCGAATTCGCCTCGCAAAAAATCGTCGAAGCCTTGGTCAACGATAAAAAAGTGCTGACTTGCGGCAACGGCGGCTCCGCCGGCGATGCCCAGCATTTTTCCTCGGAAATGTTGAATCGTTTCGAGCGCGAGCGGCCGGGATTGCCGGCGATAGCCTTGAGTACCGATACCTCGACCATCACCTCGATCGCCAACGATTACCATTACGACGACATTTTCGCCAAGCAATTGCGGGCCTTGGGTCAAGCCGGCGACATTTTGTTGGCCTATACCACCAGCGGCAATTCCGGCAATATTTTGAAAGCCGTTAAAGCGGCGCACGAGCGCGATATGACGGTGATTGCGCTGAGCGGCAAGGACGGCGGCGCTTTGGCCGGCTTGCTGAACGAAGCGGATATCGAAATTCGGGTGCCGTCCGGTTCTACCGCCCGAATTCAAGAAGTGCATTTATTGATTTCGCATTGTTTGTGCGATTTGATAGATCACCAATTGTTCGGCGGCTAA
- a CDS encoding heme lyase CcmF/NrfE family subunit: protein MTPEVGHFSLILGLVLATVLAVVPLVGVKRGVGAWIALARPLAVGQFLFVFIAYFCLTHAFITHDFSVAYVAENSNSQLPYMYLISGVWGSHEGSLLLWILILSLWTMAVALLSKSLPIDLTARVLSVMGGVAVGFLLFILLTSNPFLRVFPIPPEGRDLNPLLQDPGMAIHPPMLYMGYVGFSVAFAFAIAALMNGKLDTAWARWTRPWTTTAWLFLTLGITLGSWWAYYELGWGGWWFWDPVENASFMPWLVGTALVHSLAVTEKRGLFKNWTILLAVFAFSLSLLGTFLVRSGVLTSVHAFAADPTRGIFVLAFLGVVVGGSLLLFALRGPQIHSETSFELLSRDAMLLVNNVLLVSAAVTILLGTLYPLIIDALGLGKISVGPPYFNSVFIPLTAPLAALVGVGSLMRWRQDNLPRLYELLRWPLLCSLVAGVLLALLPQAFSWGALIALTLAVWVAATAVYGIHLRLRSKDDKWQALRDISLSIWAMTVAHFGIAVFIVGISLTSIYSQEKDVRLAPGETLHLAGFDFLFHGVKKTAGVNYDASQGHVSVSREGESVAELYPQKRVYRAQGMPMTEAGIDVGLSRDLFVALGEPLGKDGAWAVRVYYKPFVRWIWLGGLFMAGGGLLAVMDKRYRNEARVKRSKAAGAALPSRA, encoded by the coding sequence ATTACCCCGGAAGTCGGACATTTTTCCCTGATTTTAGGTTTGGTGCTGGCTACGGTGCTGGCCGTGGTGCCTTTGGTTGGCGTCAAGCGCGGCGTCGGTGCCTGGATAGCCTTGGCCAGGCCGCTGGCGGTAGGCCAATTTCTGTTTGTATTCATCGCCTATTTCTGCTTGACCCACGCCTTCATTACCCACGATTTCTCCGTCGCCTACGTGGCGGAAAACTCCAACTCCCAGTTGCCTTACATGTATCTGATTTCCGGCGTCTGGGGCTCGCACGAAGGTTCGCTGCTGCTGTGGATCCTGATCCTGTCGCTGTGGACCATGGCGGTGGCCTTGTTGAGCAAAAGCTTGCCCATCGATTTGACCGCGCGGGTACTGTCGGTGATGGGCGGGGTGGCGGTGGGTTTCCTGCTGTTCATTCTGCTGACGTCCAATCCGTTCTTGCGTGTGTTCCCGATTCCTCCCGAAGGCCGCGACTTGAACCCCTTGCTGCAAGACCCCGGCATGGCCATCCATCCGCCGATGTTGTACATGGGCTACGTCGGCTTTTCGGTGGCGTTCGCGTTTGCCATCGCCGCGCTGATGAACGGCAAGCTGGATACCGCCTGGGCGCGCTGGACCCGGCCCTGGACTACCACCGCCTGGCTGTTTTTGACCTTGGGCATTACCTTGGGCAGCTGGTGGGCCTATTACGAACTGGGCTGGGGCGGCTGGTGGTTTTGGGATCCGGTGGAAAACGCGTCTTTCATGCCGTGGCTGGTCGGTACCGCGCTGGTGCATTCCTTGGCGGTAACCGAAAAACGCGGCTTGTTCAAGAACTGGACCATCTTGTTGGCGGTATTCGCTTTTTCGTTGAGCCTGCTCGGTACCTTTTTGGTCCGTTCCGGGGTGTTGACCTCGGTACATGCCTTCGCGGCCGATCCGACCCGCGGGATATTCGTACTGGCGTTTCTGGGCGTGGTGGTCGGCGGCTCCTTGCTGCTGTTTGCCTTGCGCGGCCCGCAAATTCATAGCGAAACCAGCTTCGAACTACTGTCGCGCGATGCCATGCTGTTGGTCAACAATGTGTTGCTGGTATCGGCGGCGGTGACCATTTTGCTGGGCACTTTATACCCCTTGATCATAGATGCCCTGGGCCTGGGCAAAATTTCGGTCGGACCGCCGTATTTCAATAGCGTATTCATCCCGCTGACCGCGCCGCTGGCGGCCTTGGTCGGGGTCGGTTCGTTGATGCGCTGGCGGCAGGACAACCTGCCGCGCTTGTACGAATTGCTGCGTTGGCCTTTGCTATGCAGCTTGGTGGCCGGCGTGCTGCTGGCCTTATTGCCGCAGGCATTCAGCTGGGGGGCTTTAATCGCCTTGACCTTGGCGGTATGGGTGGCGGCCACTGCGGTGTACGGCATCCATTTGCGCTTGCGCAGCAAAGACGATAAATGGCAGGCCTTGCGCGACATTTCCCTGAGCATCTGGGCGATGACCGTCGCCCATTTCGGCATTGCCGTGTTCATCGTCGGCATCAGCTTGACCTCGATTTATTCGCAAGAAAAAGACGTGCGTTTGGCGCCGGGCGAAACGTTGCACTTGGCCGGCTTCGACTTTTTGTTCCACGGGGTCAAGAAAACCGCCGGGGTCAACTACGACGCCAGCCAAGGCCACGTCAGCGTCAGCCGAGAGGGCGAAAGTGTGGCCGAATTGTATCCGCAAAAACGGGTTTACCGCGCCCAAGGCATGCCGATGACCGAAGCCGGAATCGACGTAGGCTTGAGCCGCGATTTGTTCGTGGCCTTGGGCGAGCCTTTGGGCAAAGACGGCGCTTGGGCGGTGCGGGTGTATTACAAACCGTTCGTGCGCTGGATTTGGCTGGGCGGCTTGTTTATGGCCGGCGGCGGCTTGTTGGCGGTGATGGACAAACGCTACCGCAACGAAGCGCGGGTGAAACGCAGTAAAGCGGCCGGCGCCGCATTACCTAGCCGGGCATAA
- the ccmE gene encoding cytochrome c maturation protein CcmE, which yields MKPHRRNRLGLIFLMIAGVGTAAWFGLRAFNENLMFFFSPTEVVDGKAPQDHLFRLGGMVVKGSVQRPGDGLTVKFVLTDMAKEVPVEYTGILPDLFREGQGIVANGKLNPAGVFVAQEVLAKHDENYMPPEVAGSLKVAAKPQEVQP from the coding sequence ATGAAACCGCACCGCCGTAATCGGCTGGGTTTGATTTTTCTGATGATTGCCGGTGTCGGTACCGCAGCCTGGTTCGGCTTGCGTGCCTTCAACGAGAATCTGATGTTCTTTTTTTCGCCGACCGAAGTGGTGGACGGCAAAGCCCCGCAAGACCATTTGTTCCGCCTGGGCGGCATGGTGGTCAAGGGTAGCGTGCAGCGTCCCGGCGACGGCTTGACGGTTAAATTCGTATTGACCGACATGGCCAAGGAAGTGCCGGTGGAATACACCGGGATATTGCCGGATTTGTTCCGCGAAGGTCAGGGCATAGTCGCCAACGGCAAACTCAACCCTGCCGGGGTGTTCGTCGCCCAGGAAGTGTTGGCCAAGCACGACGAGAATTACATGCCGCCGGAAGTGGCGGGAAGCCTGAAAGTCGCCGCCAAACCGCAAGAGGTGCAGCCATGA
- the ccmD gene encoding heme exporter protein CcmD — MSEFLYMGGYAFYVWTSYGIAAAVLLFGVLKPLRQHKQIVRGLLLKRQRMTKRSPS, encoded by the coding sequence ATGAGCGAATTTCTGTACATGGGCGGTTACGCCTTTTACGTGTGGACGTCCTACGGCATCGCTGCGGCGGTGCTGTTGTTCGGGGTGTTGAAGCCTTTACGGCAACACAAACAAATAGTGCGCGGTTTGCTGCTCAAGCGGCAGCGCATGACTAAGAGGTCTCCGTCATGA
- the ccmA gene encoding cytochrome c biogenesis heme-transporting ATPase CcmA — MTSIPLLEARDLACVRDERVLFSELNFSVGAGQVLLIEGPNGSGKTSLLRILTGLRAPDDGELLWEGVDVLQLAAQFYQDVAYVGHMNGNKEDLSVTENLRFAQKLAVPTLGIDDSLAKVGLQGYQDTPLRYLSAGQRRRLALARLLCTRKRLWILDEPFTSLDRASIRLFEGYIEQHAQQGGIAVLTSHHDVALPASMLQTIELQS; from the coding sequence ATGACGTCCATTCCCTTGCTCGAAGCGCGCGATTTAGCCTGCGTGCGCGACGAGCGCGTGTTGTTTTCCGAACTGAATTTTAGCGTCGGCGCCGGTCAGGTTTTATTGATCGAAGGTCCGAACGGCAGCGGCAAAACCTCGCTGTTGCGAATTTTGACCGGTTTGCGTGCGCCCGACGACGGCGAATTGCTGTGGGAAGGCGTGGATGTGTTGCAACTTGCGGCGCAGTTTTATCAAGACGTGGCCTATGTCGGGCATATGAACGGCAATAAAGAAGATTTGAGCGTGACCGAGAATTTGCGCTTTGCACAAAAACTGGCGGTGCCGACTTTAGGCATAGACGATAGTCTGGCCAAAGTGGGTTTACAGGGTTATCAGGACACGCCGTTGCGCTATTTATCCGCCGGTCAGCGCCGGCGTTTGGCCTTGGCCCGCTTGCTGTGTACCCGCAAACGTCTGTGGATTTTGGACGAACCTTTTACGTCGTTGGATAGAGCTAGTATCCGCTTGTTCGAGGGCTACATCGAACAGCACGCGCAGCAAGGCGGCATCGCGGTGTTGACTTCGCATCACGACGTAGCGTTGCCGGCCAGTATGCTGCAAACCATCGAACTGCAATCATGA
- the ccmB gene encoding heme exporter protein CcmB, translated as MNTVSSFAAFSAVVHRDLLLAYRHRAELLNPLAFFVLVVTLFPLGVGAEMALLKRIAPGVIWVAALLASLLSLDTLFKSDFEDGSLELLVMTPHPLSLLVLAKVTAHWLLSGAPLSLMAPLLAVMFGLQGDVIGILLFTLLLGTPVLSLIGAIAVALTVGLRKGGVLLAILVLPLYVPVLIFASGAVDAAMAGFPVSGQLYMMAALLVGALTLTPWPTAAALKMSLA; from the coding sequence ATGAATACCGTTTCCAGTTTCGCGGCTTTTTCGGCGGTAGTGCACCGCGATTTATTATTGGCTTACCGGCATCGGGCCGAGTTGTTGAACCCTTTGGCATTCTTTGTATTGGTAGTGACGCTGTTCCCGTTGGGTGTCGGCGCCGAAATGGCTTTGCTGAAACGCATTGCCCCCGGAGTGATTTGGGTGGCGGCCTTGTTGGCGTCGCTACTGTCTCTGGATACCTTGTTCAAATCGGATTTCGAAGACGGCAGCTTGGAGTTATTGGTGATGACTCCGCATCCCTTGTCGCTGCTGGTGCTGGCCAAGGTAACCGCGCATTGGCTGTTGTCCGGGGCGCCGTTGTCGCTAATGGCGCCGTTGTTGGCGGTGATGTTCGGATTGCAGGGCGACGTGATCGGCATTTTGTTGTTTACCTTGTTGCTGGGAACGCCGGTGTTGAGCCTGATCGGCGCGATTGCCGTTGCCCTGACGGTCGGCTTGCGCAAAGGCGGGGTACTATTGGCGATATTGGTATTGCCCTTGTACGTGCCGGTGCTGATTTTCGCCAGCGGTGCGGTAGATGCGGCAATGGCCGGATTTCCGGTCAGCGGTCAGCTGTACATGATGGCCGCGTTGTTGGTCGGGGCCTTGACATTGACCCCGTGGCCAACTGCCGCCGCGTTGAAAATGAGTTTGGCTTAG
- a CDS encoding peptidylprolyl isomerase, with product MTTAKIQRSLLVAASVALAACASDTHKVASEDGKAGGACLATSANPERYAAIVNGCGIAKSGLSPAGHRNGSGPEVEAKLLEEQIGRELIRQEFVSQPLPADPELRDKLDSALRVAYSQVASEYFVKSVNISDDELRQAYEQKKRETDAPMQYKVRHILLDSEKAAQAAIGKLNKGESFEKLAKKLSTDKGSQESGGDLGWISPGETVPEFSAAVEQLKNGETSAQPVKSQFGWHVILREDSKQQEFPPFESIKDRLLAFLRMEKFQKHVEQLKSQAKIDKISGGKSQPAEAGK from the coding sequence ATGACTACAGCAAAAATTCAGCGGTCGTTACTCGTCGCCGCGAGCGTGGCTTTAGCGGCTTGCGCCAGCGATACTCACAAGGTCGCTTCCGAAGACGGCAAAGCCGGCGGTGCTTGTCTGGCGACGTCGGCCAATCCCGAACGTTATGCGGCAATCGTTAACGGCTGCGGCATCGCTAAATCCGGTTTAAGCCCGGCGGGTCATCGCAACGGCTCCGGTCCCGAAGTCGAAGCCAAATTATTGGAAGAGCAAATCGGCCGGGAGTTGATACGCCAAGAATTCGTGAGCCAACCCTTGCCTGCCGACCCGGAGTTACGGGACAAATTGGACAGCGCTTTGCGCGTTGCTTATTCGCAGGTGGCGTCCGAGTATTTCGTAAAATCGGTCAACATCAGCGACGACGAGCTGCGCCAAGCCTACGAGCAGAAGAAGCGCGAAACCGACGCGCCGATGCAATACAAGGTCAGGCACATCTTGCTGGATAGCGAAAAAGCCGCCCAGGCCGCTATCGGCAAGCTGAACAAAGGCGAAAGTTTCGAAAAATTGGCCAAAAAACTGTCCACCGATAAGGGCAGTCAGGAAAGCGGCGGCGATTTGGGCTGGATTTCGCCCGGAGAAACGGTGCCGGAATTTTCTGCGGCCGTCGAACAGCTCAAGAATGGCGAAACCAGCGCGCAGCCGGTTAAAAGCCAGTTCGGCTGGCATGTGATATTGCGGGAAGATTCCAAACAACAAGAGTTTCCGCCGTTTGAATCCATTAAAGACCGATTGTTGGCGTTTTTGCGCATGGAAAAATTTCAAAAACACGTCGAACAATTGAAGAGCCAAGCCAAAATCGACAAAATTTCGGGCGGTAAAAGCCAGCCGGCCGAGGCAGGCAAGTAA
- a CDS encoding penicillin-binding protein activator, with protein MTACSTGPADNRAQFELKAKPAAPRLSQPDAPVKSYGLADGQAFERLLNADALLQAGDIDAAQKQLDLLRQAELSPEQRGKYTVLAAQIDLSMGDAEQALYRLKTVRPLLLEEADRISYYRSLAFGYSLTGNVLQAVSSRIRLGNLLREPKQQQDNVRAIVETLASLPDDEAAVASELSAELQGWMALAKILKLSRQTGTDSAAAINQWRADYPGHAANAEFLQAYLTSPPTVTPADSASGHEPLAPVAIPAIAVLLPTSGPYAPAGKAIKEGMLAAYRAEIVGGATAVPLKFYDSGQEDVVQLYRQAVTDGAKHVVGPLVKEQIETLAANAELSVPVLALNHVDNLQHDNLYQFGLSPIDEAQAVARKARRDGKQRVLILVPNTGQGQRVGNYLTAAWQAQGGTVAGMQSYDPRLHDIGAVLERLLETVNHPGAPQGVEALLLSANADAARELAVQLKYRQAGGFTVYAMPTIYSGRPDPGKDAELGAFDFCDIPWLFDNYYQGPVSRASLQSHLQGLPDGLDRLAALGVDAYYLLNLLPQLAVQPYAGATGKLGLNAENRVTRTLVCAQFTGGVPVPNGYAD; from the coding sequence GTGACGGCCTGTTCGACCGGGCCGGCGGATAACCGCGCGCAGTTCGAGCTTAAAGCCAAGCCTGCCGCACCAAGGCTGTCGCAGCCGGATGCTCCGGTTAAAAGTTACGGTTTGGCGGACGGACAGGCGTTCGAACGGCTGCTGAACGCCGACGCCTTGCTGCAAGCAGGCGACATCGACGCGGCGCAAAAACAGCTGGATTTATTGCGCCAAGCCGAATTGTCCCCTGAACAGCGCGGCAAATACACCGTGTTGGCGGCGCAAATCGATTTGAGCATGGGCGACGCGGAGCAAGCCCTGTATCGCTTGAAAACGGTAAGGCCGCTTTTGCTGGAGGAGGCCGATAGGATTTCCTACTACCGGTCGCTGGCTTTCGGCTATTCATTGACCGGCAACGTGCTGCAAGCGGTCAGCAGCCGCATTCGGTTGGGCAATTTGTTGCGCGAGCCTAAACAGCAGCAGGATAACGTGCGCGCTATCGTCGAAACCCTGGCTAGCTTGCCGGACGACGAGGCGGCCGTTGCGTCGGAATTGTCGGCCGAATTGCAGGGCTGGATGGCGCTGGCCAAAATTTTAAAGTTAAGTCGGCAAACCGGCACGGATAGTGCTGCGGCGATTAATCAGTGGCGCGCGGATTATCCGGGCCATGCGGCTAACGCCGAATTCTTGCAAGCGTATCTGACTAGCCCGCCGACGGTAACGCCGGCCGATTCCGCCAGCGGCCATGAACCGCTTGCGCCGGTCGCCATTCCGGCCATTGCGGTATTGTTGCCGACCTCGGGGCCTTACGCGCCGGCCGGCAAAGCGATTAAAGAAGGCATGCTGGCGGCTTACCGGGCCGAAATTGTCGGCGGTGCCACCGCAGTGCCGTTAAAGTTTTACGACAGTGGACAAGAGGACGTGGTGCAGCTCTATCGGCAAGCGGTGACGGACGGCGCCAAGCACGTGGTGGGGCCGTTAGTCAAAGAGCAAATCGAAACCCTGGCCGCTAATGCGGAGCTTAGCGTTCCGGTGTTGGCCTTGAATCATGTCGATAATTTGCAGCACGACAATTTGTATCAATTCGGCTTGAGTCCGATAGACGAAGCGCAAGCCGTAGCGCGCAAGGCCCGCCGCGACGGAAAGCAGCGGGTGCTGATTCTGGTGCCGAATACCGGTCAGGGCCAGCGTGTCGGCAATTACCTGACCGCGGCTTGGCAAGCGCAAGGCGGCACGGTCGCCGGCATGCAGAGTTACGATCCGCGCCTACACGATATAGGCGCGGTATTGGAGCGTTTGCTGGAGACGGTAAACCATCCCGGAGCGCCGCAAGGCGTCGAGGCGCTGTTATTGAGCGCCAACGCCGACGCGGCCCGCGAATTGGCGGTGCAGCTCAAATACCGTCAAGCCGGCGGTTTTACGGTGTATGCAATGCCCACTATTTACAGTGGCAGGCCGGACCCGGGCAAAGACGCCGAATTGGGGGCTTTCGATTTTTGCGACATCCCTTGGCTGTTCGATAACTATTATCAAGGCCCGGTGAGCCGCGCTAGCTTGCAAAGTCATTTGCAAGGTCTGCCGGACGGTCTGGACCGATTGGCCGCGTTAGGAGTGGATGCATATTATCTGTTAAACCTTTTGCCGCAATTGGCGGTACAGCCCTATGCCGGGGCAACCGGAAAACTGGGGTTGAATGCCGAAAACCGGGTTACTCGCACCTTGGTGTGCGCGCAATTCACCGGCGGCGTGCCGGTGCCCAACGGGTACGCGGATTGA
- a CDS encoding YraN family protein, with amino-acid sequence MFGRSKAAHLGKGEQAERQAEHYLTRHGLRLECSNFRCKFGELDLVMRDGSALVVVEVRFRQSDDFGGALASVTRQKQARIVAATQHYVIINRLDQAAIRFDVVAISGDGRIQWIKNAFQT; translated from the coding sequence ATGTTCGGCCGTTCCAAAGCCGCGCATCTGGGCAAGGGCGAGCAGGCCGAGCGGCAAGCGGAGCACTATCTAACCCGTCATGGGCTGCGTTTGGAATGCAGCAATTTTCGTTGCAAATTCGGCGAGCTGGATTTGGTGATGCGCGACGGCTCGGCCTTGGTAGTGGTGGAGGTCCGGTTTCGCCAATCCGACGATTTCGGCGGCGCCTTGGCCAGCGTGACCCGACAAAAACAGGCCCGCATCGTCGCGGCTACCCAGCACTATGTCATAATCAACCGCCTGGATCAGGCCGCCATACGCTTCGATGTCGTGGCGATATCCGGTGACGGCCGCATCCAGTGGATTAAAAACGCATTTCAAACCTGA
- a CDS encoding DsbE family thiol:disulfide interchange protein, with protein MRNWLPLAIFAVLVVFLGIGLSLNPREVPSPLIGKPAPAFEVAQLHQPGQSFKPADMLGKVWLLNVWASWCVSCREEHAVLNEFAKTGLLPIVGLNYKDEPTDARQWLAKLGNPYHLSVMDREGKVGLDWGVYGVPETFVIDKKGVVRHKHIGPVDMPSLQQRLIPLIQQLNAETGQ; from the coding sequence ATGCGAAATTGGTTGCCGTTGGCCATCTTTGCGGTGTTGGTGGTGTTTTTAGGCATAGGTCTGAGTTTGAATCCGCGCGAAGTGCCTTCGCCGCTGATCGGCAAGCCGGCCCCGGCGTTCGAGGTAGCGCAACTGCATCAGCCCGGGCAAAGTTTCAAGCCGGCCGACATGTTGGGCAAAGTCTGGCTGTTGAACGTCTGGGCGTCCTGGTGCGTATCCTGCCGGGAGGAGCATGCGGTATTGAACGAATTCGCCAAAACCGGCTTGCTGCCCATCGTAGGCCTTAACTACAAAGACGAGCCGACCGACGCCCGCCAATGGCTGGCCAAGTTGGGCAATCCTTACCACTTGAGCGTGATGGACCGCGAAGGCAAAGTCGGCCTGGACTGGGGCGTATACGGGGTGCCGGAAACTTTCGTCATCGACAAAAAAGGCGTGGTACGGCATAAGCACATCGGACCGGTGGACATGCCGTCCTTGCAACAGCGCTTGATACCGTTGATACAGCAATTGAACGCGGAGACCGGCCAATGA